From a single Brassica rapa cultivar Chiifu-401-42 chromosome A01, CAAS_Brap_v3.01, whole genome shotgun sequence genomic region:
- the LOC103873856 gene encoding F-box protein At3g26010-like isoform X2, which produces MAMETKTHLLEVLQTEILARLPLRTICRFKSVCKTWKSTIESVYFRRLFLSLHGDSSSSSWSLMCGQDELIFFHGRKTWDYLPKSPAPLIPPSFKRFYVGDCNYADSSGGLVLTTDGSDKAYCYVGSPVLQQWIKIPPPPSDPKGVWTFKVIHSPIQIGNMYNINLNGTIYFGCLSVPGVLLAHDFYSESDQFRVVQLPDYPDHNKDYKRTLTTSGGFVMYVRTLAKKEDTVLKIWRLMNNDDYSWQLLWEVGFPITGNYAPVAMHPFDVATVYLWSQRDDHLVSCNLRKQDYTVLGDAANDCFIDKSVCKKSVDELWRPRSSSGEDEDLNFQVCIWLFQFVIPRWMESVPRPPHAEMIDTTSLLSHATATHERMVREHETMMRERAAIMGDESNDEYFWMG; this is translated from the exons ATGGCGATGGAAACAAAAACACACCTCTTGGAGGTATTGCAAACAGAGATTCTAGCGAGATTACCCTTGAGAACCATCTGCAGATTCAAATCAGTTTGCAAGACATGGAAATCAACAATAGAATCTGTGTATTTCCGCCGTCTCTTTTTATCTCTGCACGGAGactcctcctcttcctcgtgGTCGCTCATGTGCGGACAAGACGAACTAATATTTTTCCATGGACGCAAAACATGGGATTATCTTCCAAAGTCTCCAGCTCCACTCATCCCACCGTCTTTCAAACGCTTTTATGTCGGTGATTGCAACTACGCTGATTCCTCCGGTGGATTGGTTTTGACCACAGACGGCTCTGATAAAGCTTACTGCTACGTGGGGAGTCCGGTTTTACAGCAATGGATCAAAATCCCCCCACCTCCCTCTGATCCCAAAG GGGTCTGGACTTTTAAAGTGATCCACTCTCCTATTCAAATCGGCAACATGTATAATATCAACCTCAACGGTACAATCTACTTTGGTTGTCTCTCTGTGCCTGGAGTACTCTTAGCTCATGATTTCTATTCTGAATCCGATCAATTCCGGGTTGTGCAGTTACCGGACTATCCGGATCACAACAAGGATTACAAACGAACCTTGACTACCTCAGGAGGCTTTGTCATGTATGTCAGAACATTAGCGAAAAAGGAAGATACTGTTTTGAAGATCTGGAGGTTGATGAACAATGATGACTACTCTTGGCAACTTTTGTGGGAAGTCGGCTTTCCGATTACAGGTAACTATGCACCCGTGGCAATGCATCCATTTGATGTCGCTACTGTCTATCTATGGAGTCAACGGGATGATCATTTGGTATCGTGTAACTTGCGGAAACAGGACTACACAGTCCTGGGGGATGCAGCTAATGATTGTTTCATTGACAAGTCTGTTTGTAAGAAGAGTGTGGATGAGTTATGGCGTCCAAGATCATCATCAGGCGAAGATGAAGACTTGAACTTTCAGGTTTGTATCTGGTTGTTCCAGTTCGTGATCCCGCGGTGGATGGAATCAGTGCCTCGTCCTCCCCATGCTGAGATGATAGATACAACTTCGCTGCTTTCTCACGCTACTGCAACACATGAGAGAATGGTGAGGGAACATGAGACAATGATGAGGGAACGTGCGGCAATAATGGGGGATGAAAGCAATGACGAGTACTTTTGGATGGGGTGA
- the LOC103873856 gene encoding F-box protein At3g26010-like isoform X1 — translation MAMETKTHLLEVLQTEILARLPLRTICRFKSVCKTWKSTIESVYFRRLFLSLHGDSSSSSWSLMCGQDELIFFHGRKTWDYLPKSPAPLIPPSFKRFYVGDCNYADSSGGLVLTTDGSDKAYCYVGSPVLQQWIKIPPPPSDPKGDSSVFGLVTRLDEDGVVLSFKVIRIASYQVTNDYLSSDLSVLLYSSETGVWTFKVIHSPIQIGNMYNINLNGTIYFGCLSVPGVLLAHDFYSESDQFRVVQLPDYPDHNKDYKRTLTTSGGFVMYVRTLAKKEDTVLKIWRLMNNDDYSWQLLWEVGFPITGNYAPVAMHPFDVATVYLWSQRDDHLVSCNLRKQDYTVLGDAANDCFIDKSVCKKSVDELWRPRSSSGEDEDLNFQVCIWLFQFVIPRWMESVPRPPHAEMIDTTSLLSHATATHERMVREHETMMRERAAIMGDESNDEYFWMG, via the coding sequence ATGGCGATGGAAACAAAAACACACCTCTTGGAGGTATTGCAAACAGAGATTCTAGCGAGATTACCCTTGAGAACCATCTGCAGATTCAAATCAGTTTGCAAGACATGGAAATCAACAATAGAATCTGTGTATTTCCGCCGTCTCTTTTTATCTCTGCACGGAGactcctcctcttcctcgtgGTCGCTCATGTGCGGACAAGACGAACTAATATTTTTCCATGGACGCAAAACATGGGATTATCTTCCAAAGTCTCCAGCTCCACTCATCCCACCGTCTTTCAAACGCTTTTATGTCGGTGATTGCAACTACGCTGATTCCTCCGGTGGATTGGTTTTGACCACAGACGGCTCTGATAAAGCTTACTGCTACGTGGGGAGTCCGGTTTTACAGCAATGGATCAAAATCCCCCCACCTCCCTCTGATCCCAAAGGTGATTCTTCCGTGTTTGGTTTAGTGACTCGCTTGGACGAGGACGGTGTCGTTTTGAGCTTTAAAGTGATTAGGATAGCTTCTTACCAAGTTACAAATGATTATCTCTCGAGTGACTTGAGTGTGTTACTGTATTCCTCTGAGACAGGGGTCTGGACTTTTAAAGTGATCCACTCTCCTATTCAAATCGGCAACATGTATAATATCAACCTCAACGGTACAATCTACTTTGGTTGTCTCTCTGTGCCTGGAGTACTCTTAGCTCATGATTTCTATTCTGAATCCGATCAATTCCGGGTTGTGCAGTTACCGGACTATCCGGATCACAACAAGGATTACAAACGAACCTTGACTACCTCAGGAGGCTTTGTCATGTATGTCAGAACATTAGCGAAAAAGGAAGATACTGTTTTGAAGATCTGGAGGTTGATGAACAATGATGACTACTCTTGGCAACTTTTGTGGGAAGTCGGCTTTCCGATTACAGGTAACTATGCACCCGTGGCAATGCATCCATTTGATGTCGCTACTGTCTATCTATGGAGTCAACGGGATGATCATTTGGTATCGTGTAACTTGCGGAAACAGGACTACACAGTCCTGGGGGATGCAGCTAATGATTGTTTCATTGACAAGTCTGTTTGTAAGAAGAGTGTGGATGAGTTATGGCGTCCAAGATCATCATCAGGCGAAGATGAAGACTTGAACTTTCAGGTTTGTATCTGGTTGTTCCAGTTCGTGATCCCGCGGTGGATGGAATCAGTGCCTCGTCCTCCCCATGCTGAGATGATAGATACAACTTCGCTGCTTTCTCACGCTACTGCAACACATGAGAGAATGGTGAGGGAACATGAGACAATGATGAGGGAACGTGCGGCAATAATGGGGGATGAAAGCAATGACGAGTACTTTTGGATGGGGTGA
- the LOC103873844 gene encoding pentatricopeptide repeat-containing protein At3g46790, chloroplastic codes for MFLPQAIQPPCYTVNFLPRSSPKPPSYSVAFYNHSTTSAAGAKISNNHLIQSLCKEGNLKQALRLLSQEPSPPSQQTYELLILCCGRRSSLSDALRVHRHILDNGSDQDPFLATKLIAMYSDLGSVDYARKVFDKTRKRTIYVWNALFRALTLAGHGEEVLGLYWKMNRIGVESDRFTYTYVLKACVTSECTADHLAKGKEIHAHLTRRGYNSHVYIMTTLLDMYARFGCVDYASNVFNGMPVRNVVSWSAMIACYAKNGKAFEALRTFREMMTETKDSSPNSVTMVSVLQACASLAALEQGRLIHGYILRRGLDSILPVISALVTMYGRCGRLEVGQRVFDRMRERDVVSWNSLISSYGVHGYGRKAIEIFEEMLANGASPTPVTFVSVLGACSHEGLVEEGKRLFESMSRDHGIKPQVEHYACMVDLLGRANRLEEAAKMVQDMRTEPGPKVWGSLLGSCRIHGNVELAERASRRLFALEPKNAGNYVLLADIYAEAQMWDKVKKVKKLLEYRGLQKLPGRCWMEVGRKMYSFVSVDEFNPLMEQIHALLVKLAEDMKEKGYIPQTKGVLYDLETEEKERIVLGHSEKLALAFGLINTAKGEPIRITKNLRLCEDCHLFTKFISKFMENEILVRDVNRFHRFKNGVCSCGDYW; via the coding sequence ATGTTCCTACCTCAAGCTATACAACCGCCTTGCTATACCGTCAATTTCTTGCCTCGCTCTTCTCCGAAACCACCGTCGTATTCCGTTGCCTTTTACAATCATTCGACAACCTCCGCCGCGGGAGCTAAAATCTCAAACAATCATCTAATCCAGTCGTTGTGCAAAGAGGGTAACTTAAAACAGGCGCTTCGCCTCTTGTCTCAGGAACCAAGCCCCCCTAGTCAACAGACTTACGAGCTTCTGATTCTCTGCTGCGGTCGTCGAAGCTCTCTCTCCGATGCTCTACGTGTTCATCGGCACATTCTGGATAATGGGTCTGATCAAGATCCTTTTTTGGCCACGAAGCTTATCGCTATGTATTCAGACTTAGGCTCTGTTGATTATGCACGCAAGGTGTTCGATAAAACGCGTAAGAGAACTATATACGTATGGAACGCTTTGTTCCGAGCTCTTACGCTAGCGGGTCACGGAGAAGAAGTGTTGGGTCTGTACTGGAAGATGAATAGGATTGGAGTTGAATCAGATAGGTTCACTTACACTTACGTTCTCAAGGCTTGTGTCACATCAGAATGCACTGCGGATCATCTTGCCAAAGGGAAAGAGATTCATGCGCATCTTACTCGACGGGGATACAATTCGCATGTTTACATCATGACTACATTGCTGGACATGTATGCTCGATTTGGCTGTGTGGATTATGCCAGCAATGTGTTTAATGGGATGCCTGTTAGAAATGTGGTGTCTTGGAGCGCGATGATAGCCTGCTATGCAAAGAACGGGAAGGCTTTCGAAGCTTTGAGGACTTTCCGTGAAATGATGACAGAAACCAAAGATTCATCCCCTAACTCTGTGACTATGGTGAGTGTGCTTCAAGCTTGTGCTTCCCTTGCGGCGTTAGAGCAAGGGAGATTGATTCATGGGTACATACTCAGGCGTGGGCTTGACTCCATATTGCCTGTGATCAGTGCTCTTGTGACAATGTATGGTAGATGCGGTAGGCTCGAGGTGGGACAGAGAGTATTTGATCGGATGCGTGAGCGTGATGTTGTATCCTGGAACTCCTTGATATCAAGCTATGGCGTTCACGGATATGGAAGGAAAGCTATTGAAATATTCGAAGAGATGCTCGCCAATGGGGCTTCCCCAACTCCTGTAACATTTGTCAGCGTTTTGGGAGCTTGCAGCCACGAGGGACTTGTTGAAGAAGGAAAAAGATTGTTTGAGTCAATGTCGAGAGACCATGGGATTAAACCACAAGTCGAGCATTATGCTTGTATGGTTGATCTGTTAGGTCGGGCGAATAGGTTAGAGGAGGCAGCGAAGATGGTACAAGACATGAGGACTGAGCCAGGGCCTAAGGTTTGGGGTTCTCTTCTCGGGTCTTGTAGAATTCACGGTAACGTTGAGCTGGCAGAGCGTGCGAGTAGAAGGCTATTTGCTCTTGAGCCGAAAAATGCAGGGAACTATGTTCTGTTGGCAGACATTTACGCTGAAGCTCAGATGTGGGATAAGGTTAAGAAAGTGAAGAAGCTTCTAGAATACCGAGGACTGCAGAAGCTGCCTGGTCGGTGCTGGATGGAAGTGGGGAGGAAAATGTACTCGTTTGTCTCGGTGGATGAGTTCAATCCTCTAATGGAACAGATTCACGCTCTCTTGGTTAAGTTAGCAGAAGATATGAAGGAGAAAGGGTACATACCGCAGACCAAAGGCGTGTTGTATGATCTTGAGACAGAAGAGAAAGAGCGGATAGTGTTGGGACACAGTGAGAAACTGGCGTTGGCGTTTGGGCTGATAAATACAGCGAAAGGAGAACCTATAAGGATCACCAAGAACTTGCGTTTGTGTGAGGACTGTCACTTGTTTACAAAGTTCATCTCAAAGTTTATGGAAAATGAGATTTTGGTTAGAGATGTGAACCGGTTTCATCGGTTTAAGAATGGTGTTTGTTCTTGTGGAGATTACTGGTGA
- the LOC103873836 gene encoding protein PLASTID TRANSCRIPTIONALLY ACTIVE 16, chloroplastic, with the protein MTSSSTSFLLTTAPGAKFNRRKPVLTVWAAKQTGFQLGKPKGDDSEGKQTGKSPDSNPFRFDFGKLPDMKSLMPVVTNPSTGLAFGNNRRKDPGTVFVAGATGQAGIRIAQTLLQRGFSVRAGVPDLGAAQDLARVAATYKILSKDEIKRLNAVESPFQDAESIAKAIGNATKVVVTIGATENGPDTPVSTSDALVLVQAAELAGVSHVTIVYDGSIGGSTYNVLDGITSFFSNLFAQSQPLTISELIEKVAQTDVAYTLIKTSLTEDFSPEKSYNVVVSAEGSNSGSGSSSSEAYKVPKLKIASMVADIFANTAVAENKVVEVSTDPSAPSRPLDELFSVIPEDGRRKMYADAMAKARAEEEAKVAAEKAQEAAQAAKELEKQMLKLSEKEAEAASLAEDAQKKAEAVGISVDGLFNKAKDIGSGLSWNTLGSQIATAVQNASETPKVQVATVRGQAKARNLPPKKAVVKPATAAFASKQKEERLKEPEKEVRKVFGGLFKQETIYVDDD; encoded by the exons ATGACTTCCAGCTCCACTTCATTCCTGTTAACCACCGCGCCGGGTGCAAAGTTTAACCGGAGAAAACCAGTGTTAACCGTGTGGGCTGCCAAACAGACGGGGTTTCAGCTCGGGAAACCCAAGGGCGATGACTCGGAGGGAAAACAAACCGGGAAATCACCAGATTCAAACCCTTTCCGGTTTGATTTCGGTAAGTTACCTGACATGAAGTCGTTGATGCCGGTCGTGACGAACCCTTCCACCGGTTTGGCTTTTGGTAACAACAGAAGAAAAGATCCCGGTACGGTTTTTGTGGCCGGTGCTACAGGACAAGCCGGTATACGCATAGCTCAAACACTCTTGCAACGAGGATTCAGTGTCCGAGCTGGTGTTCCTGATCTTGGAGCCGCTCAGGACCTTGCTCGTGTCGCGGCTACTTACAAG ATTCTATCAAAGGATGAGATCAAGAGGCTAAACGCGGTGGAATCGCCATTCCAAGACGCAGAATCAATCGCCAAAGCCATTGGAAACGCGACCAAAGTTGTGGTTACCATCGGGGCGACAGAGAACGGACCGGACACCCCAGTCTCGACCTCAGACGCGCTGGTCCTGGTCCAAGCGGCTGAACTCGCCGGCGTAAGCCACGTGACAATAGTCTACGACGGGAGCATCGGTGGATCAACATACAACGTACTCGACGGGATAACTTCGTTCTTCAGCAACTTGTTCGCTCAATCTCAGCCGCTGACTATCTCTGAGCTTATCGAGAAAGTGGCTCAAACTGACGTGGCTTACACACTCATAAAGACGAGCTTGACAGAGGATTTCTCCCCGGAGAAATCTTATAACGTCGTCGTTTCAGCTGAAGGGAGTAACAGCGGAAGTGGCAGTAGTTCATCTGAGGCGTACAAA GTCCCAAAGTTGAAGATTGCCTCCATGGTTGCAGACATTTTTGCTAACACAGCAGTGGCAGAAAATAAG GTAGTAGAAGTTTCTACAGATCCATCCGCACCGTCACGGCCACTGGATGAGCTTTTCAG TGTAATCCCGGAAGACGGGAGGAGGAAAATGTACGCAGATGCGATGGCAAAGGCAAGAGCCGAGGAAGAAGCTAAAGTCGCAGCTGAGAAAGCCCAAGAGGCAGCGCAAGCAGCCAAAGAGCTTGAGAAGCAAATGCTGAAGCTCTCTGAGAAAGAAGCTGAAGCTGCAAGCCTAGCTGAGGACGCGCAGAAAAAAGCAGAAGCTGTGGGAATCTCAGTGGACGGTCTATTCAACAAGGCGAAAGATATTGGATCCGGACTCTCCTGGAATACTCTCGGTTCTCAGATTGCTACTGCGGTTCAGAACGCTTCAGAAACGCCGAAAGTGCAGGTCGCTACTGTCAGAGGACAGGCAAAGGCTAGAAACTTGCCACCCAAGAAAGCCGTGGTTAAACCAGCCACAGCTGCGTTTGCGTCCAAACAAAAGGAAGAGCGTCTTAAGGAACCAGAAAAAGAGGTGAGGAAAGTGTTCGGAGGATTGTTTAAGCAGGAGACCATCTACGTCGACGACGATTGA
- the LOC103873825 gene encoding receptor like protein kinase S.3: MGAALRSMYANSKYEEVREEWEEDYSPQRFSYKALYKATKGFKESELLGTEANGTVYRGKLSSNAHIAVKRVALDAEQDTKHLVSQIVGIGKLRHKNLVQLLGYCRRKGELLLVYDYMPYGNLDDFLFNEEKPKLSWSQRFHIIKGVASALLYLHEQIFLHRDVKAANVLLDEDLNGRLDFGLAMFGTNRNPMLGSVGYVAPELIITGMPTTKADVYSFGALLLEFACGRMFIEHPGKPEEFNLISWVCHCSKRGNLIGARDARLEGDYVSKEIEIVLKLGLLCVQYNPEDRPSMAQVVSYLEGKDVLPEMPPDTPGISIPTPYHEVLA, encoded by the coding sequence ATGGGAGCAGCCTTAAGATCAATGTATGCCAACAGCAAGTATGAAGAAGTCAGAGAAGAATGGGAGGAAGATTACAGCCCTCAGAGATTTTCTTACAAAGCTCTATACAAAGCCACAAAAGGGTTCAAAGAGAGCGAGTTGCTTGGTACAGAGGCAAACGGGACAGTCTACAGGGGAAAGCTCTCGTCCAATGCACATATCGCTGTGAAGCGAGTCGCACTGGATGCAGAGCAAGATACGAAGCACCTTGTTTCTCAGATCGTTGGTATTGGGAAGTTAAGGCACAAGAACCTTGTGCAGCTCTTAGGATACTGCAGAAGAAAAGGTGAATTACTACTGGTCTATGATTACATGCCTTACGGAAACCTGGACGATTTCTTGTTTAATGAAGAGAAGCCTAAGCTAAGTTGGTCACAAAGGTTTCACATCATCAAGGGAGTGGCTTCAGCTCTTCTCTATTTGCACGAGCAGATCTTTCTCCACAGAGATGTTAAAGCCGCGAATGTACTCTTGGATGAGGATCTAAACGGGCGGCTAGATTTTGGCCTGGCTATGTTCGGCACAAACAGGAACCCTATGCTTGGAAGCGTAGGGTACGTGGCTCCGGAGCTAATCATCACAGGAATGCCAACAACCAAAGCCGATGTGTATTCATTTGGGGCTTTATTACTTGAGTTTGCATGTGGGAGAATGTTCATAGAGCATCCAGGGAAGCCTGAAGAGTTTAATCTAATCAGCTGGGTATGTCACTGCTCGAAAAGAGGGAACTTGATTGGTGCCCGAGACGCTAGACTGGAAGGAGATTACGTCAGCAAGGAGATAGAGATTGTACTGAAGCTTGGGCTACTCTGTGTACAGTACAACCCAGAGGACAGGCCAAGCATGGCACAAGTGGTGAGTTATCTTGAAGGAAAAGATGTTTTGCCTGAGATGCCTCCAGACACTCCTGGGATCAGTATTCCCACACCATACCACGAAGTTCTGGCCTAG
- the LOC103873816 gene encoding low-temperature-induced 65 kDa protein isoform X2 has product MSHQLDPVAELETLKTHVHQPGSPSFSTLRQRHHSGEASKLSPIGSPRKENEHHGEHSHHKKSLFSKMKDKAKKLQHSLSGKRRHDEEGDATMSPPFGRSADHQVREAGGFATLSPRDNSKDHKVREEGELEEEEEEDPEYLGAPMYESKKAPEELKATASQHPRETPVITDTNVLSVLPANHHAEQQKDCTGSNRMMSEKNVLSNVKQEKKGKEYTKKEPTSPSKTVAETVTETLAPAYAKVSEATHAITKKIQDMAFPETTDAEPEIKDVSEINTAGTNQPAGFNTQVWDKGVSMKEYISQKFTPGEDDRELSRVISKAISPRKASSEAGTFNGATNMVPASNSSDNKAPILANTNEIVKEENHGKMLQPN; this is encoded by the exons ATGTCGCATCAACTTGACCCGGTAGCTGAGCTCGAAACCTTAAAAACACATGTTCATCAACCAGGAAGCCCTAGCTTCTCAACACTTCGCCAGCGTCATCATT CTGGTGAAGCGTCTAAATTGTCGCCTATTGGCTCACCAAGAAAGGAAAATGAGCATCATGGAGAACATTCCCACCATAAgaaatctttgttctcaaaaaTGAAGGATAAGGCAAAAAAGCTGCAGCACAGTCTCAGCGGCAAGAGGAGACATGATGAAGAAGGTGATGCAACCATGTCGCCACCATTTGGCAGATCCGCAGACCACCAAGTTAGAGAAGCAGGAGGTTTTGCCACACTCTCACCACGTGACAATTCTAAAGACCATAAAGTAAGAGAAGAAGGAgaattagaagaagaagaagaagaagatcctgAATATCTCGGAGCCCCAA TGTATGAATCAAAGAAGGCACCTGAAGAGCTAAAGGCCACTGCGAGCCAGCATCCCCGAGAAACTCCTGTGATCACTGACACGAATGTCTTGTCTGTTCTCCCAGCCAATCACCACGCTGAACAACAAAAAGATTGTACTGGTTCCAACAGAATGATGTCTGAGAAGAATGTCTTGTCGAATGTCAAGCAAGAGAAGAAAGGGAAAGAGTACACAAAAAAGGAACCAACTAGTCCAAGCAAGACAGTAGCAGAAACCGTAACAGAGACGCTAGCACCTGCTTATGCCAAAGTCTCTGAAGCTACTCACGCTATAACCAAGAAGATTCAAGATATGGCTTTCCCGGAAACAACAGATGCAGAGCCGGAGATAAAAGATGTTTCAGAAATCAACACCGCAGGGACTAACCAGCCTGCTGGCTTCAACACTCAG GTATGGGACAAAGGCGTGTCCATGAAGGAATACATAAGCCAGAAGTTTACGCCTGGGGAAGACGATAGAGAACTTTCTCGAGTGATATCTAAAGCTATAAGCCCTCGCAAAGCTTCTTCCGAGGCTGGTACATTTAATGGAGCCACAAACATGGTGCCTGCTTCAAACTCATCAGACAACAAAGCTCCCATTTTAGCCAACACAAATGAGA TTGTTAAGGAAGAAAATCATGGGAAGATGCTTCAACCAAACTAA
- the LOC103873816 gene encoding low-temperature-induced 65 kDa protein isoform X1, producing MFINQEALASQHFASVIIVNLFKKLSDFTIYLFCCFSLTYFDVLSYFFPAGEASKLSPIGSPRKENEHHGEHSHHKKSLFSKMKDKAKKLQHSLSGKRRHDEEGDATMSPPFGRSADHQVREAGGFATLSPRDNSKDHKVREEGELEEEEEEDPEYLGAPMYESKKAPEELKATASQHPRETPVITDTNVLSVLPANHHAEQQKDCTGSNRMMSEKNVLSNVKQEKKGKEYTKKEPTSPSKTVAETVTETLAPAYAKVSEATHAITKKIQDMAFPETTDAEPEIKDVSEINTAGTNQPAGFNTQVWDKGVSMKEYISQKFTPGEDDRELSRVISKAISPRKASSEAGTFNGATNMVPASNSSDNKAPILANTNEIVKEENHGKMLQPN from the exons ATGTTCATCAACCAGGAAGCCCTAGCTTCTCAACACTTCGCCAGCGTCATCATTGTAAATCTCTTCAAGAAATTATCTGATTTCacaatatatttgttttgttgcTTCTCCCTAACTTATTTTGATGTTCTTTCATACTTTTTTCCAGCTGGTGAAGCGTCTAAATTGTCGCCTATTGGCTCACCAAGAAAGGAAAATGAGCATCATGGAGAACATTCCCACCATAAgaaatctttgttctcaaaaaTGAAGGATAAGGCAAAAAAGCTGCAGCACAGTCTCAGCGGCAAGAGGAGACATGATGAAGAAGGTGATGCAACCATGTCGCCACCATTTGGCAGATCCGCAGACCACCAAGTTAGAGAAGCAGGAGGTTTTGCCACACTCTCACCACGTGACAATTCTAAAGACCATAAAGTAAGAGAAGAAGGAgaattagaagaagaagaagaagaagatcctgAATATCTCGGAGCCCCAA TGTATGAATCAAAGAAGGCACCTGAAGAGCTAAAGGCCACTGCGAGCCAGCATCCCCGAGAAACTCCTGTGATCACTGACACGAATGTCTTGTCTGTTCTCCCAGCCAATCACCACGCTGAACAACAAAAAGATTGTACTGGTTCCAACAGAATGATGTCTGAGAAGAATGTCTTGTCGAATGTCAAGCAAGAGAAGAAAGGGAAAGAGTACACAAAAAAGGAACCAACTAGTCCAAGCAAGACAGTAGCAGAAACCGTAACAGAGACGCTAGCACCTGCTTATGCCAAAGTCTCTGAAGCTACTCACGCTATAACCAAGAAGATTCAAGATATGGCTTTCCCGGAAACAACAGATGCAGAGCCGGAGATAAAAGATGTTTCAGAAATCAACACCGCAGGGACTAACCAGCCTGCTGGCTTCAACACTCAG GTATGGGACAAAGGCGTGTCCATGAAGGAATACATAAGCCAGAAGTTTACGCCTGGGGAAGACGATAGAGAACTTTCTCGAGTGATATCTAAAGCTATAAGCCCTCGCAAAGCTTCTTCCGAGGCTGGTACATTTAATGGAGCCACAAACATGGTGCCTGCTTCAAACTCATCAGACAACAAAGCTCCCATTTTAGCCAACACAAATGAGA TTGTTAAGGAAGAAAATCATGGGAAGATGCTTCAACCAAACTAA